The Paenibacillus sp. 481 DNA window GAAGCCGATTGTATGGACGACGCCTTGCCCTCGTAGCCCATACCGAGGCCAAAGAGGACGAGCAGCACGACCATACAAGCCGATGCAGCCCATTGCCGCCACGTGATGGTGTGCCAAGTGTGCCAAGTCCATTCCTTGGATTTCAGCCTTGTCCATCGTGTACCAACCGCGCCTCTACGTATCGGCTCTTCAATATAACGCCAAGACAGAGCAGCAAGGGCGAGGCTTACAACAAGCTGAGCAATAGCACGGACAGCATTGAATCCATTCGTGTCCACGACAGGACTACTCAACATAATAACCGGATAATGCCACAAATACAGGGAGTATGAACGTACTCCAATCCATTGCAATGGCTTCCAGCCGAACAGCTTGTTTAAGCGGCTGGCAGGATGGGCAAGCGCAGCCATGAGCATAGCTGTAGCTGCCGCTAGCAGCACGAGCCCCCCACGGTACACAACAGAATCGTACTCACTGATATGGAACAGCATGTAGATGATAATTATGAATCCAATGGAGCCAATCATATCGATAATCTGCCTCGTCTTGGGTCCAGCTTGGCCTGAGAGCCGCTGGCGAGGACAGATGATAGCAAGTGCGGCGCCGATAAGCAGGGCGAACACCCGCGTATCCGTGCCATAGTAGATGCGGCTTGGATCAGTGCCCGGTTCATACATAACAGCCATTGCGATGGCTGATACAGCTGCGGCGACCAAGGTCCACGCGAACAGCCAGCCTCGTCTCATATCATATCGCAATGCGATGATAAGCAGGAGCGGCCAGATCAGGTAGAACTGTCCTTCCACAGCCAATGACCATAAGTGAGTAAACGGCGATGGCGGCCCAAAACTATCGAAATAGGATACTTCGCTTAAAATGAGAACCCAATTGTTCGCATACAGAAAGGTTGACCAGATTTCTTTATGTAAGGAAGGAAGCCGTGAAGGGTCCATCACCGTCAGCCAGGCCACAGTGACGAGGAGCACGGACAAGAGCGCGGGCAGCAGCCTGCGCGACCGACGTATATAAAATGTCTTTAGGTTGATGTCATCGTTCCGGCGCTTTTCTTCTAGCAGCAAATCAGTGATGAGATATCCGGACAACGTAAAAAATATGCCAACACCCAAAAAGCCTCCGTTCGCCCAATCCAAGTTCATATGATAAGCGATAACAGCAAGCACGGCTAACGCGCGAAGACCGTCAATACCGGGTAGATAAGCGTTGTTACTTGCTGATTTATTGTGTAACCATTTCATTGTTGCTCTTGTTGTCTCCCTCTAAGAAGTAATAGAATGGTCGACTTCCTCTAATGTTAGGGGGTACCGATGACTCTATTATAGGCAGCCGTGTATGAATGTTTCGTTACGAATCCATTACAGTTCAGAATCAATTTAGTTACCGTTCATGACGATAGTGGCATAGCCGATCACTCGACTAACCCCCATCTACGCTTCGTCCTATTATGAAGAGCGTTGCAGGGACTCGAACCCTTGCCTTTTCATGGTATAATCAGGAAAACGACTCAAGGGGGCTCGCTATGCGTTACAATGGTTCTCAATTTTACGATAACAACAGCAACTTTGAAACTTATATGGAACGTCGACAGAGGCAAGAGAACGCTAATGATACGCTCGAAAAGCCTATCATCTGGGAACTTCTCGGCGATGTCTCCGGAGCGAACATCTTAGATGTAGGCTGTGGTGACGCTAGATTCGGCATCGAACTATTCAATAAGGGATGCGCGGAATACATCGGCATTGAGGGATCGCGCAATATGGTACAAGCTGCCGTCAAAAATTTAGAGGGCCAAGGGTATAACGGAAAAGTCATTCACACCACGATTGAAAATGGAGAGTACCCTCATGAGCATTTTCACCTTGTGCTCTCAAGGCTTGCGCTCCATTACATCGAAGATGTTAGAGCTGTATTTCGTTGTGTGCAGCAGACTTTGAAGCCAAACGGAAGGTTTATATTTTCGGTCGAGCACCCTGTCATCACATCAACCTTGCAACAGTCCGGTACGCGAACGGACTGAGTTGTCGATAATTATTTTGCTGAAGGTTATCGTGAACAGCAATGGCTAGGCGGAACGGTTCACAAATACCACCGCACCGTAGAGGATTATTTTATGGCCCTGCAAGAAGCAGGCTTTACCGTCGAACAATTGAGAGAATCCAAGCCGATCAGAGAGAACCTTATTAACGAAGAGACGTATGAACGCAGGATGAGAATTCCGTTATTTTTATTTTTCGCGGCGTCTAAAAAAGAATAAAAAGTATACCGAGAGGGGCAGTCGCTACCCCTCTATTTTCATAACATCATCTACGCTTATTACGAACTTCTCGCCACTTCATTCAGGCGCTGTTTTCATAAACGTTGTTGTTTTGTATGCAACTTTGAAATAAGCTCAATTATCTATTAAAATATCAATAAAATGGAATTGAAAAATGCGGCAGATTCAATAGCATTATCGCATCGTTTAAAGGGGGCATTTACGTGGAATTTAATTTCGTAGAAATATTAATATTATTCATTGGTGTTTATCTACTCTTAGCGGTCAATAAACTTGATGATCGAGTAAAAGGTATGCAGCGCACTTTAGATCAGATTTCTAAACACTCTGGTGTCCCTGAGAAGGCGATAGCTGATGAATTACAACATGAATTACGACAATTAGTTAATGAAGGCAATTATGTCACAGCCGTAAAAAAAGCAAGAGAAACATTAGGGCTTTCATTATTAGAAGCCAAAAAATATGTTGATGCTTTGAAAATTGAAGGTAAATAACTTGTACCTCCTTCAATTTGTGGAGGGAGAAGCGAGCTCTTAAATGAGTTCGCTCTTTTAGTATGAATAACTAGGCCTCTCTTAACATTTATCGGAAGCGCGCCAACTAATCCTTTTACGACAATCACCGCGTACTTCGGTTTAACAAATGATCAATAGCAGGGACTGTGAAACATGCTAGATTTGCAGGCAATTGATCCAGACCAAACCATCTCATATCTGCAATCGCCCCGCCCGACTCCATATTACGAGCTTCTCCACCTTTTACATTCACCTCATAGATGGCTGAAACCCAATGTTCCGCAGATTCAGGTCGAATCGTTTCCGCCATGCACAGTAAACCCTTAATCTCAACCTCAAGGTTCACCTCTTCTTTCACTTCACGAATGACGCATTGCTCAAGATGTTCATACGGGTCTAGCTTGCCGCCTGGTATGCTCCACATGCCTTTTTCCGGATTCCGATTCCGTAGTAGCAATAAAATCTCACTGTGCTCGTTCAAAATAACTGCTCCCACACCCATTCGGGGAAGTACATTATGTTCATTCATCTCATTCACTCATTCCCTTGCTTATTAAGAAACCATATACCTTTACCCAACCATTATAATACAACCATGCTGTTCCTTACCCATGACAACAGTCCAGTCCAAATCTAGACGGATGCATAGTATACCTTAGGTACATTCATTATGTGTTCGGGAGTGTGAACTATTAGCATGAGTATGACTACCCCAATGTCTGCTACAGATGCAGTCGGAAGTGTAAGTCCAGCAGGATATGACTATGGCCTATGTCAAACGATCGGCTGGCCTCCTACAAGTCAACCGAGCCCTCCGTTTATACCCAATCCCCCTAACCCATTAGATTTAATTCCGTGTCTTGATAAGTGGGCTTATTTTTGGACAAATACGAAGCTGGGTAACTTTTGGATGTATATTCGAAAAGTTGTATTTGGACTACCGCATACCGTTGTCGGTTGTGTGCTATTACCGAGTCAGTCGGGACATCTGAGATATTACATGATTGAGGTAGAGCTTAGATATATAACGTCTCACATCTGTTCCCATCAAGGCTAAGCTAATAACATAGTACATCCAAGTCGGTGAAGTCAGTAGCTTAATCAGTAGCCGACTTTTTTCTATGGCGTAAAGAACTAGGGCAAATTCACATGTCGTTTAACCCCTACCTAACATAGAGGCTCTTTATGGCTTTATCCGGTTACAAATGCGAAGTCCTCTTTTAACATGCTGTACATTTCTAAATCGACGATTCCTTTGCCTGACCATAGCGCTGCTTGTCTTAACGTGCCTTCATAGGTGAAGCCATTTTTCAATAGCACCTTCTTTGAAGGGTGATTCGGAGGCATCACTTCCGCCTGAATGCGGTTGACGTTAACTTCCGTAAGCAAAAAACGAAGCACTAGGCTCACCGCCTCAGTAGCGATACCTCGTCCCCAATACGATTCCGCCAAAAAGTAGCCAATCGTCACTACGTTTACTTTTTGATTAAAGTCGAAAGCTTCAATAATTCCACACAGCCGCTCGGGTTCAGCATTGGCGAATATCCCCCACTTGACCCGCAATCTTTTATTGTAATCTCTTTCAAAATGGCCAATCATGTTCCTGACCGTCTCTTTATTATGTTTAGGGATAATGCCGCAGTATTTAAATACGCTGTCATTGCTGTAGATGTCAAACACTGCATCAAGATGGTGAACCTCGATCTTTTTCAAAGTCAAATTAGCTGACTGTAAGCTAGGAAACTGTGCAAAAATAGCTTCTACGTTCATTTCGTCACCGTCCGTGTTCATGTTCTTCGCTTGTGCCGACTTTCCAATTCCATGCGTTTGATTACCACAATTATACTCCT harbors:
- a CDS encoding acyltransferase family protein, with translation MKWLHNKSASNNAYLPGIDGLRALAVLAVIAYHMNLDWANGGFLGVGIFFTLSGYLITDLLLEEKRRNDDINLKTFYIRRSRRLLPALLSVLLVTVAWLTVMDPSRLPSLHKEIWSTFLYANNWVLILSEVSYFDSFGPPSPFTHLWSLAVEGQFYLIWPLLLIIALRYDMRRGWLFAWTLVAAAVSAIAMAVMYEPGTDPSRIYYGTDTRVFALLIGAALAIICPRQRLSGQAGPKTRQIIDMIGSIGFIIIIYMLFHISEYDSVVYRGGLVLLAAATAMLMAALAHPASRLNKLFGWKPLQWIGVRSYSLYLWHYPVIMLSSPVVDTNGFNAVRAIAQLVVSLALAALSWRYIEEPIRRGAVGTRWTRLKSKEWTWHTWHTITWRQWAASACMVVLLVLFGLGMGYEGKASSIQSASSSLDSSSVETGNTSSSHKQGVEGLQPKPILPKKPKPTSKPDDKSREKESKAHGSIEADNDWSVTVIGDSVMVDVAPYLQKLLPGAFVDAQIGRQMWTLPDTLTKLQKNGELGEYIIIALGTNGVFNQKQLEAQMNSLQDVKHIILVNTRMPERWESEVNDKLVEVAQAYPNVTLFDWYAASQNQDAYFEPDGTHLRPQGARAYASKLAAMVRSLAKAS
- a CDS encoding NUDIX domain-containing protein codes for the protein MNEHNVLPRMGVGAVILNEHSEILLLLRNRNPEKGMWSIPGGKLDPYEHLEQCVIREVKEEVNLEVEIKGLLCMAETIRPESAEHWVSAIYEVNVKGGEARNMESGGAIADMRWFGLDQLPANLACFTVPAIDHLLNRSTR
- a CDS encoding GNAT family N-acetyltransferase, whose product is MNVEAIFAQFPSLQSANLTLKKIEVHHLDAVFDIYSNDSVFKYCGIIPKHNKETVRNMIGHFERDYNKRLRVKWGIFANAEPERLCGIIEAFDFNQKVNVVTIGYFLAESYWGRGIATEAVSLVLRFLLTEVNVNRIQAEVMPPNHPSKKVLLKNGFTYEGTLRQAALWSGKGIVDLEMYSMLKEDFAFVTG